The region CGCGGGCGCATCCGTACGGCCAGGGGGCTGCTGGACGGGTCCTTCTCCTGGCGTGCTTCTGCTGCGGCGGTGAACAGGTCGGGCTCCACGTCCAAAACCCTATGTCACGCCACTGACAATCCCCGCAGGGCTGTCAGCTGGTCCAGAAGTCCCACCAGCGGGTCAGGATCAGCATCCCGATGATCCCGATGTGCACGACGGGCAGGACCCAGGTGAACTCGCCGAAGAAGCTCTTGAGCCAGCGCGGGGCGGGCAGGAAGTCGTTGCGGATGTTCGACGAGGTCACGTACCAGAACATGATGATCGTGGCGACCCAGGCCAGCGAGCACCACAGGCACAGCGAGTTGATCCGGTACAGCGACTGGAACTGCAGCCAGGTGCAGAATCCGACACCGAAGAGGGTGCCGGCGTTGAAGGTCAGCCAGTACCAGCGCGGGTAGGTGGCCCGCGCGAGCAGGCTCATCCCGACGCAGATCACGATGCCGTACGCCACCAGGCCGAGCATCGGGTTGGGGAACCCGAAGGCCGCGGCCTGCTTGCTCTTCATGATGTTGCCGCAGGAGACGACCGGGTTCAGGCTGCACCCCGGCACGAAGTTCGGGTTCTCCAGCAGCTTGAACTTGTCGATCGTGATGACCCACGCGGCGAGCAGACCGGCCGCACCGGTGATCACCAGCAACAGGGCGAGCGCACGGCTGCCGCCGACCGTCCGGGGACCGGCCGCGCGTTCCTGGTCGATGGAGATGACTGTCGTCGTCTTGCTCATCACGCCGTTTCCGTAGTCTCGAAGGGCCTGCGGGCAACCGACATTGTGCCGCACCCACGTGTGTGTCCACCGTTCGATGGACATAAGGAGGTACGCACGGTCGTCCCGGAACGTTCGTTTCGGCGGCAGGCTCGTCGGCATGACAACACACGCGAACGAACTCGCGGTGGACGTGCGGGGGCTGCGCAAGCAGTACGGAGACGTGACCGCCGTCGACGGCATCGACCTCGGCATCCGCCGCGGCGAGGTGTTCGGCCTGCTCGGACCCAATGGCGCGGGCAAGAGCACCACGGTGGAGATCCTCCAGGGCAACCGCGGGCGGGACGCGGGCGAGGTGTCCGTGCTCGGCGCGGACCCGGCGACGGGCACACGCGCGTGGCGCTCGCGGGTCGGCATCGTCTGGCAGGACGAATCGGCGCCCGCGGAGTTGACGGTCGACGAGACCGTACGGCACTTCGCCCGCTACTACCCGCGGCCCCGCGACCCCGAGGAGGTCATCGGGCTCGTCGGTCTTGAGGCGAAGGCGGGCAGCCGCATCAAGGCGCTCTCGGGCGGCCAGCGCAGGCGTCTGGACGTGGCGCTCGGGGTGATCGGCGGCCCCGAGCTGCTGCTCCTGGACGAACCGACGACCGGCTTCGACCCGGCCGCCCGCCGCCAGTTCTGGGACCTGATCCGGAAACTGGCCGACGAGGGCACGACCATCCTGCTCACCACGCACTACCTGGAGGAGGCGGAGGCGCTGGCGCACCGGCTCGCGGTCGTCGCGCGGGGCCGCGTCGTCGCGGAAGGCGAACCCGCCGCGCTCCGCGAACGCTTCGGGACCGAGGCGACCGTCGAGTGGACGGAGGCCGACGGCACGACGCGCAGCGAGCGCACGGACACCCCCACGCGCACGGTCGCGGAGCT is a window of Streptomyces sp. NBC_00271 DNA encoding:
- a CDS encoding ABC transporter ATP-binding protein encodes the protein MTTHANELAVDVRGLRKQYGDVTAVDGIDLGIRRGEVFGLLGPNGAGKSTTVEILQGNRGRDAGEVSVLGADPATGTRAWRSRVGIVWQDESAPAELTVDETVRHFARYYPRPRDPEEVIGLVGLEAKAGSRIKALSGGQRRRLDVALGVIGGPELLLLDEPTTGFDPAARRQFWDLIRKLADEGTTILLTTHYLEEAEALAHRLAVVARGRVVAEGEPAALRERFGTEATVEWTEADGTTRSERTDTPTRTVAELTRRFDGEIPGLSMTRPTLEDVYLRLTGQENAR
- a CDS encoding vitamin K epoxide reductase family protein, encoding MSKTTTVISIDQERAAGPRTVGGSRALALLLVITGAAGLLAAWVITIDKFKLLENPNFVPGCSLNPVVSCGNIMKSKQAAAFGFPNPMLGLVAYGIVICVGMSLLARATYPRWYWLTFNAGTLFGVGFCTWLQFQSLYRINSLCLWCSLAWVATIIMFWYVTSSNIRNDFLPAPRWLKSFFGEFTWVLPVVHIGIIGMLILTRWWDFWTS